One stretch of Mangifera indica cultivar Alphonso chromosome 9, CATAS_Mindica_2.1, whole genome shotgun sequence DNA includes these proteins:
- the LOC123225107 gene encoding calmodulin binding protein PICBP-like isoform X1, with amino-acid sequence MKIRDSDAGNQKFVLWQSGAIKLVQEAFDKVLSEIPDQPADDQSITSDTSEQDFLEKKQVEDRKDDISCSFDRSNESVVQDPEETQLNVINSDTSEERKAASQLGGKSSRQISKNWSNLKKIIILKRFVKALEKLRNFNPQKPQCLPVKPDLETEKVSLRHQDTEERKNTEEWMLDFALRQVISKLAPAQKRKVALLVQAFETVSPLPETSANMRPNATASAQATPAQATSEQNNKLLSRASDAEMSMSFKDTLEQVGGFSCAKQLIQGKCSELKERSVPCGDSNTVMSTLVSNAVQTNLEEGKQLLSSLIK; translated from the coding sequence ATGAAAATAAGAGATAGTGATGCAGGCAACCAGAAATTTGTGCTCTGGCAGAGTGGCGCCATTAAGCTAGTACAAGAAGCTTTTGACAAAGTCCTCTCAGAAATTCCTGACCAGCCAGCTGATGATCAATCAATAACCAGTGACACTTCAGAACAAGATTTCTTGGAGAAGAAGCAAGTTGAAGATAGAAAGGATGACATCTCATGTTCCTTTGATCGCAGTAATGAGAGTGTAGTACAGGATCCAGAAGAAACACAGCTAAATGTTATTAATAGTGATACCTCTGAAGAAAGGAAAGCAGCATCACAACTGGGGGGCAAGTCTAGCCGGCAAATTTCCAAGAACTGGAGCAatctgaaaaaaataattattcttaagAGATTTGTCAAGGCACTAGAAAAGTTAAGGAACTTTAATCCTCAGAAGCCACAATGTCTACCAGTGAAGCCTGATTTGGAAACAGAAAAGGTTAGTCTGCGACATCAAGATAcagaagagagaaaaaacacTGAAGAATGGATGCTTGATTTTGCACTTAGACAAGTTATTTCTAAACTAGCTCCAGCCCAGAAGAGAAAAGTAGCTCTGCTTGTGCAAGCTTTTGAAACAGTGTCTCCGCTTCCAGAAACTAGCGCTAATATGAGGCCCAATGCAACTGCTTCTGCTCAGGCAACTCCAGCTCAAGCCACTAGTgagcaaaataataaattgctTTCTAGAGCCTCAGATGCTGAAATGAGTATGAGTTTCAAAGACACTCTAGAGCAAGTTGGTGGTTTTTCTTGTGCAAAACAACTCATTCAAGGGAAATGTTCTGAGCTGAAAGAAAGAAGTGTACCATGTGGTGATAGTAATACAGTAATGAGTACATTGGTTTCTAATGCTGTCCAAACAAATTTGGAGGAAGGGAAACAATTGCTTTCAAGCTTGATAAAGTGA
- the LOC123225107 gene encoding uncharacterized protein LOC123225107 isoform X2, whose product MDSFNVGVEADSEDCAESKMLSISDAPSEDEIENSKSRHREANHKMKLRSIRLSRLPSIRSCMRLKKSPSCQSPSLLSGYAASTEESTPIVISDASQEPNYIKPTSCSNAKNGNFQKPSRMLSSRSTFKPVKSPTRVSSTKFRRLLMRVSSRGIDQKNILWKTRSIKIASIGNPRASSRKEENAHDQPSILLTSKADTSETYSKAHLHSSLNNPESSIHNNDQNRRNSKIAKSKSDSSARVFKRSTTLRPQRFLTKTASLKPKRPSKKCSEFSEDLDLSVVRATCSSTLKKFSPVLGCKWEEMNLEESQL is encoded by the exons ATGGATTCATTCAATGTTGGAGTAGAAGCAGATTCTGAAGATTGTGCTGAGTCTAAGATGCTCTCTATAAGTGATGCACCTTCTGAGGATGAGATTGAGAATAGCAAAAGCAGACATAGAGAGGCAAATCATAAGATGAAGTTGAGATCTATCAGGCTGTCAAGATTGCCGAGCATACGATCATgtatgagattaaaaaaatctcCCTCCTGTCAATCTCCAAGCTTGTTATCTGGTTATGCTGCAAGCACAGAAGAGTCAACCCCAATTGTCATCTCAGATGCATCACAAGaaccaaattatattaaaccaACGAGCTGTTCCAATGCAAAGAATGGGAATTTTCAG AAACCATCAAGAATGTTATCAAGTCGATCTACTTTCAAGCCAGTGAAGAGTCCAACTAGAGTATCTAGTACAAAATTCAGGAGGCTGTTGATGAGGGTATCGTCTAGAGGAATTGACCAGAAGAACATCCTGTGGAAGACGAGGTCAATCAAGATTGCAAGTATTGGAAACCCAAGAGCATCTAGTAGAAAGGAGGAAAATGCTCATGATCAGCCTTCAATTCTTTTAACAAGTAAGGCAGACACATCAGAAACATATTCAAAGGCACATCTTCATTCAAGTCTGAATAATCCTGAATCTAGTATTCATAACAATGATCAGAAtagaagaaattcaaaaatagcAAAGTCAAAATCAGATTCCTCGGCAAGAGTTTTTAAAAGATCAACAACTCTGAGACCTCAGAGGTTCTTAACAAAAACAGCAAGTCTGAAACCAAAGAGGCCCTCCAAGAAATGCTCAGAATTTTCTGAAGATTTAGACTTGAGTGTTGTCAGAGCTACATGTTCTTCAACTCTTAAAAAGTTTTCTCCGGTATTGGGCTGCAAATGGGAGGAAATGAATCTGGAGGAATCTCAGCTGTGA
- the LOC123225107 gene encoding uncharacterized protein LOC123225107 isoform X3, which produces MLSISDAPSEDEIENSKSRHREANHKMKLRSIRLSRLPSIRSCMRLKKSPSCQSPSLLSGYAASTEESTPIVISDASQEPNYIKPTSCSNAKNGNFQKPSRMLSSRSTFKPVKSPTRVSSTKFRRLLMRVSSRGIDQKNILWKTRSIKIASIGNPRASSRKEENAHDQPSILLTSKADTSETYSKAHLHSSLNNPESSIHNNDQNRRNSKIAKSKSDSSARVFKRSTTLRPQRFLTKTASLKPKRPSKKCSEFSEDLDLSVVRATCSSTLKKFSPVLGCKWEEMNLEESQL; this is translated from the exons ATGCTCTCTATAAGTGATGCACCTTCTGAGGATGAGATTGAGAATAGCAAAAGCAGACATAGAGAGGCAAATCATAAGATGAAGTTGAGATCTATCAGGCTGTCAAGATTGCCGAGCATACGATCATgtatgagattaaaaaaatctcCCTCCTGTCAATCTCCAAGCTTGTTATCTGGTTATGCTGCAAGCACAGAAGAGTCAACCCCAATTGTCATCTCAGATGCATCACAAGaaccaaattatattaaaccaACGAGCTGTTCCAATGCAAAGAATGGGAATTTTCAG AAACCATCAAGAATGTTATCAAGTCGATCTACTTTCAAGCCAGTGAAGAGTCCAACTAGAGTATCTAGTACAAAATTCAGGAGGCTGTTGATGAGGGTATCGTCTAGAGGAATTGACCAGAAGAACATCCTGTGGAAGACGAGGTCAATCAAGATTGCAAGTATTGGAAACCCAAGAGCATCTAGTAGAAAGGAGGAAAATGCTCATGATCAGCCTTCAATTCTTTTAACAAGTAAGGCAGACACATCAGAAACATATTCAAAGGCACATCTTCATTCAAGTCTGAATAATCCTGAATCTAGTATTCATAACAATGATCAGAAtagaagaaattcaaaaatagcAAAGTCAAAATCAGATTCCTCGGCAAGAGTTTTTAAAAGATCAACAACTCTGAGACCTCAGAGGTTCTTAACAAAAACAGCAAGTCTGAAACCAAAGAGGCCCTCCAAGAAATGCTCAGAATTTTCTGAAGATTTAGACTTGAGTGTTGTCAGAGCTACATGTTCTTCAACTCTTAAAAAGTTTTCTCCGGTATTGGGCTGCAAATGGGAGGAAATGAATCTGGAGGAATCTCAGCTGTGA